The Fortiea contorta PCC 7126 genome has a segment encoding these proteins:
- a CDS encoding peptidylprolyl isomerase: MNDIAKIFIEPEEVINFLKSEMNLKEVYENILFKKIIRQVAQERGIILTTEEIEAEANRQRREQHLEKAADTLAWLADQLISAEDWEEGIRDRLLSKKLAEALFSQEVEKFFIQNRLAFEQVILYQLVVESEILAQELYYQIEEGEISFYDAAHRYDIDSDRRHKCGYEGTIYRFDLQSNIATIIFSVPPQQLIGPMKTEQGYHLFIVEELIPAILTRERYQEIINNMFKNWLVNELNYLLYLSLPNQF, translated from the coding sequence ATGAATGACATTGCAAAAATCTTTATTGAACCGGAGGAAGTTATTAACTTCCTCAAAAGTGAGATGAATTTGAAGGAAGTATATGAAAATATTTTATTTAAAAAAATCATCCGACAGGTGGCTCAAGAAAGAGGGATTATTTTAACTACAGAAGAGATTGAAGCGGAAGCAAACCGCCAACGCCGAGAACAGCATTTAGAGAAAGCTGCAGATACGCTGGCCTGGTTAGCAGATCAATTGATTTCTGCTGAAGATTGGGAAGAAGGAATACGCGATCGCTTATTATCAAAAAAATTAGCTGAGGCGTTATTCAGTCAAGAAGTAGAAAAGTTTTTTATCCAAAATCGTCTAGCATTTGAGCAAGTTATCCTCTATCAACTTGTGGTGGAGTCGGAAATTTTAGCCCAAGAACTTTACTATCAAATTGAAGAGGGCGAAATCAGTTTCTATGACGCGGCTCATCGCTATGATATTGATAGCGATCGCCGACACAAATGTGGTTACGAAGGGACAATTTACCGTTTTGATTTGCAGTCAAATATTGCCACTATTATATTTAGCGTACCTCCTCAACAGTTGATAGGGCCAATGAAAACTGAGCAAGGCTATCATCTTTTTATAGTTGAAGAGTTAATCCCGGCAATATTAACACGTGAGCGGTATCAGGAAATTATTAATAACATGTTCAAAAATTGGCTAGTTAATGAGCTAAATTATCTCCTGTATTTATCATTACCCAACCAATTTTAA
- a CDS encoding T3SS effector HopA1 family protein, with amino-acid sequence MQLLNSLHVQMSNLPESLLISLQDIVHKVEIESYYGIKHPDYQIAELQESVVSRFQKLSPDLQNKYLSLRLRSLLYSIYYNGGMKPTLTDNAETPNLGLNQNLENNTFFGVNLVFYDRLHENNRGKGYWSYGWEVVNKETDGTLSVQRDGLTLHVEQNEDNLLSTSGGKFVAIKLPKNLVQNGFYMAVADAGMSQQRQKLVRVYFNLVPEGAVAVMDSLTTHLNAIPIAFTFKALYNPSDYGRYDSAVLYFEKNDYELVHPVLGLIYAEHRAHFQEQVPLFTKLIAPGLAIAEEPDTKFNEQESFGTHRCQIVADGLIMAWQQGNNTPDERIAAILQNFASQGITLQRPYLNPNSEDIYTPLN; translated from the coding sequence ATGCAACTACTAAATTCTCTCCACGTTCAAATGTCAAACCTGCCAGAGTCATTGCTGATATCTTTGCAGGACATCGTTCATAAGGTGGAAATTGAGTCTTACTATGGCATTAAACATCCAGATTATCAGATTGCGGAATTACAAGAGTCGGTAGTTTCTCGCTTTCAAAAATTATCTCCAGATTTACAAAATAAATATTTGAGTTTGCGACTACGTAGTTTGCTCTACAGCATCTATTACAACGGTGGGATGAAACCCACACTGACAGATAACGCAGAGACACCGAATTTAGGTTTAAATCAAAATCTAGAAAACAATACATTTTTTGGTGTTAACCTAGTTTTTTACGATCGCCTGCACGAAAATAACAGAGGTAAAGGCTATTGGAGTTATGGCTGGGAAGTTGTAAACAAAGAGACAGACGGAACTTTATCAGTGCAGCGGGATGGTTTAACTCTACATGTTGAACAAAATGAGGATAACTTGCTCTCTACTTCTGGGGGGAAGTTTGTTGCTATCAAACTGCCTAAAAATTTAGTACAAAACGGTTTTTATATGGCTGTGGCTGATGCAGGTATGTCGCAACAACGTCAAAAGCTGGTGCGCGTCTACTTTAACTTAGTTCCAGAAGGTGCAGTTGCAGTCATGGATAGTTTAACTACACATCTCAATGCCATACCCATTGCATTTACCTTTAAAGCGCTATACAATCCCTCCGACTACGGACGTTATGACTCGGCGGTGCTTTATTTTGAAAAAAATGACTATGAATTGGTTCACCCTGTTCTAGGATTAATATATGCAGAACATCGAGCGCATTTTCAGGAACAAGTACCCCTATTTACCAAGCTTATCGCACCCGGGTTAGCGATCGCTGAAGAACCAGACACCAAATTTAACGAGCAAGAAAGTTTTGGGACACACCGTTGTCAAATTGTTGCAGATGGTCTAATCATGGCTTGGCAACAAGGAAATAATACGCCAGATGAACGGATAGCAGCGATTTTGCAAAATTTTGCATCACAAGGAATTACATTGCAGCGTCCTTATCTGAATCCTAATTCAGAAGATATTTACACTCCTTTGAATTAG
- a CDS encoding peptidylprolyl isomerase produces MKEQLKRNLPLKFFVNQEQTHKEKLLLMQVPPANEVEVIAYLRRSAKFAEIAALAERDILILTMCEELGITASDEEWQATGDAFRREHQLFGTVETLIWLEQQRIQATEWSQGMRVVLLEKKLKEYLFGASVDRTYIAHNNNYRKVALSEILVFELATAQEIIMKLKQASTTFCALALEYSQHELSTKNGGFLGIHYLLELSPQIAENIVHAAAGEVIGPIQTQLGYHVIKIEKWFPAEFNHSTRVKIIDVLFQMWLKNWHNEFNS; encoded by the coding sequence ATGAAAGAGCAATTAAAACGGAATTTACCACTAAAGTTTTTTGTCAATCAAGAGCAAACACATAAAGAAAAATTACTCTTGATGCAAGTTCCGCCAGCGAACGAAGTCGAAGTGATTGCATATCTGCGCCGTTCAGCAAAATTTGCAGAAATTGCGGCTCTAGCTGAACGGGATATTCTGATTCTTACCATGTGTGAAGAATTAGGAATCACCGCATCTGACGAAGAATGGCAAGCTACAGGCGATGCTTTCCGTCGGGAACATCAGTTATTTGGGACTGTAGAAACTTTAATTTGGCTGGAACAACAACGCATTCAAGCAACAGAATGGTCGCAAGGAATGAGAGTTGTTTTATTAGAAAAAAAGCTCAAAGAATATCTATTTGGTGCATCTGTAGACCGTACTTATATAGCTCACAATAATAATTATAGAAAAGTAGCACTTTCAGAAATTTTAGTTTTTGAATTGGCAACTGCTCAAGAAATTATCATGAAATTAAAACAGGCAAGTACTACTTTCTGCGCTTTGGCATTAGAATATTCTCAGCATGAGTTATCAACAAAAAATGGCGGTTTTTTAGGAATTCACTATCTGCTAGAACTCAGTCCACAAATTGCTGAAAATATTGTTCATGCAGCAGCAGGAGAAGTTATTGGCCCCATTCAAACCCAGCTAGGATATCATGTTATTAAAATTGAGAAATGGTTTCCAGCAGAATTTAATCACTCAACCAGAGTAAAAATTATCGATGTGTTATTTCAAATGTGGTTAAAGAATTGGCATAATGAATTTAATAGCTAG
- a CDS encoding helix-turn-helix domain-containing protein, whose translation MSNYSSQDRVFENYELQTSKFLTPFQRKALLKTLQTNLQPEYQRRIEIMLLADMGKTQAQICESLGCSQEMARYWIGIAEAGLAHKWNERPIGRPKIVNHQYIERLKELVNHSPRDYGYAFGYWTAQWLSKHLANEFGIAISDRHVNRLLKQMGLSTKRKNLSPPETDNLKDTAITIGDLKSNSEPSFNWSFNLMQTNN comes from the coding sequence ATGTCAAACTATTCTAGTCAAGATAGAGTTTTTGAAAACTACGAACTTCAGACAAGCAAGTTTTTAACTCCCTTTCAACGGAAAGCATTGTTAAAAACCTTACAAACTAATTTGCAGCCAGAATATCAGCGACGAATTGAAATTATGCTATTAGCAGATATGGGTAAAACTCAAGCCCAAATCTGTGAGAGCTTGGGTTGTTCACAGGAAATGGCGCGATATTGGATTGGGATAGCTGAAGCTGGTTTAGCGCATAAATGGAACGAGCGCCCAATAGGTAGACCGAAGATTGTCAATCATCAATATATTGAGCGATTGAAAGAATTAGTAAACCATAGTCCGCGTGATTACGGCTACGCATTCGGTTATTGGACAGCGCAATGGTTAAGTAAACATTTGGCGAATGAATTTGGTATTGCAATTAGCGATCGCCATGTTAATCGCTTGCTAAAACAGATGGGACTTTCCACTAAACGCAAAAATTTATCGCCACCAGAAACCGACAATCTCAAGGATACAGCGATTACAATCGGCGACTTAAAATCTAACTCCGAACCGAGTTTTAATTGGTCATTTAATTTGATGCAGACGAATAACTGA
- a CDS encoding ABC transporter transmembrane domain-containing protein, with product MSLASFEQQLAQNLTKILGESLSNKELDRCLKAAKIVEPPVAKQFWQATTAPPGIYIILVGKVRLLDNFHNLITTLTPGGSFGELTLFPEAELIPYTARASVNLKLCFLPQAALEEVMSNSLNISNHLKKRAEVWDLLLVCCQYSLLPHDKSVEEILKALSLFQRHTIEMGKLSTNLSQDMKLWLLSGGELVHTDGRILTSGNIYAVTQPGNWQATQPTIVYSLKNADWQTALQQWPQLAGLIDFQERQARAGLEDEPYRVPQVMSFPPPEPIASPKRQQRRAYFPSPNVTVGHWWGRLTRRYPFYEQQSASDCGAACLVMISRYWGKRLSVNRLRELANVNRSGASLRGLTAAAEAIGFVTRPVKASLDKLAQQPLPAIAHWEGKHYIVVYEITKKRVIVADPAIGQRTLTATEFKEGWTGYALLLQPTALLKEAEGTTTPFWQFFELVKPHWRVLLEVFIASILIQIFGLITPLFTQLLLDRVIVQGSTLTLNTVGLGLIIFGLFRVVINGLRQYLLDHTANRIGVALLVGFIKHTFRLPLAFFESRYVGDIISRVQENQKIQRFLTGEALSIILDLLTVFIYAGLMFWYSSAMALLSLAIVPPFVLLALIATPFLRRISREVFNALANENSYLIQSLTGIRSIRSMAIEQTVRWHWEELLNALTQKTFSGQVISNQLQVFSSAIETLVTTGLLWFGAWLVIQNQLTIGQLVAFNMLLGNVIRPFQRLIVLWNQFQEVIISTERINDVLEAEPEEDLQYQPRQFLPTLHGQIRFDHVTFRYHSESDINVLENLSFEIKPEQTVAVVGRSGSGKTTLSKLILGLYPPTDGKVLIDSQDVTSISLRSLRSQIGVVDQDTFLFGGTIRENISIAHPEATLEEIIEAARLAGADDFIKQLPMGYETQIGEGGGMLSGGQRQRLAIARALLGNPRLLVFDEATSHLDPESERIIQNNLKKILQGRTSVIIAHRLSTVRNADLILVLDRGLLVESGTHEQLINKKGHYFYLNQQQLAPAG from the coding sequence ATGTCATTAGCTTCTTTTGAGCAGCAGTTAGCTCAAAACCTCACCAAAATTTTGGGTGAGTCGCTGTCGAATAAGGAACTTGATAGATGTTTGAAAGCAGCAAAAATCGTTGAACCACCAGTAGCTAAACAGTTTTGGCAAGCGACGACAGCACCGCCAGGAATTTATATAATTTTGGTGGGTAAAGTTAGATTGCTGGATAACTTTCATAACTTAATTACCACCCTGACCCCTGGAGGTTCATTCGGAGAACTCACCTTATTTCCAGAAGCAGAATTGATTCCTTACACTGCGAGAGCTTCTGTAAATTTAAAGCTTTGCTTTTTGCCGCAAGCAGCTTTAGAAGAGGTGATGAGTAATTCTTTAAATATTAGTAATCACCTCAAAAAACGTGCAGAAGTTTGGGATTTGCTACTCGTATGCTGTCAATATTCCCTACTTCCTCACGATAAATCAGTAGAGGAGATATTAAAAGCTTTGTCCCTATTTCAAAGACACACTATAGAAATGGGGAAATTGAGCACAAATCTATCCCAAGATATGAAGCTTTGGCTATTAAGTGGAGGCGAACTAGTACATACTGATGGGCGAATATTAACATCTGGAAATATTTATGCGGTGACGCAGCCGGGAAATTGGCAAGCTACACAACCAACAATTGTTTATAGTTTGAAAAATGCTGATTGGCAAACCGCATTACAACAGTGGCCGCAATTAGCAGGATTAATAGACTTCCAGGAACGCCAAGCTAGAGCGGGGCTGGAGGACGAGCCGTATCGAGTTCCTCAGGTGATGTCGTTTCCACCACCAGAGCCGATAGCGTCGCCAAAGCGTCAGCAACGACGTGCATATTTTCCCAGTCCTAACGTCACCGTAGGGCATTGGTGGGGGCGCTTGACGAGGAGGTATCCGTTTTATGAACAACAGAGCGCCTCGGACTGCGGAGCGGCTTGTTTAGTGATGATTAGTCGCTATTGGGGTAAGCGCTTGAGTGTCAATCGACTGCGGGAACTAGCTAATGTTAACCGCTCTGGGGCGTCGTTGCGCGGTTTGACTGCGGCTGCAGAGGCTATCGGTTTTGTGACTCGTCCCGTGAAAGCTAGCTTAGATAAATTAGCACAACAACCTTTGCCAGCGATCGCTCACTGGGAAGGCAAACACTACATTGTTGTCTATGAAATTACCAAAAAACGAGTAATTGTGGCTGACCCAGCTATTGGTCAACGCACCCTCACCGCTACAGAATTTAAAGAGGGTTGGACGGGTTATGCATTGTTATTGCAACCTACAGCGCTGCTCAAGGAAGCTGAAGGCACAACTACACCATTTTGGCAGTTTTTTGAGTTAGTTAAACCCCATTGGCGGGTGTTATTAGAAGTATTTATTGCTTCTATATTAATTCAAATTTTTGGATTAATTACGCCTTTATTCACTCAGTTACTCTTAGATAGAGTGATTGTTCAAGGAAGTACTTTAACACTAAATACTGTTGGTTTAGGGTTAATAATTTTTGGTTTATTCCGCGTCGTCATTAATGGATTGCGGCAATATTTGCTTGATCACACTGCTAACCGCATCGGGGTAGCGCTGCTGGTGGGTTTTATTAAACATACCTTTCGCTTACCTTTAGCATTTTTTGAGTCGCGTTATGTGGGTGATATTATCTCCCGTGTCCAAGAAAATCAAAAAATTCAACGATTTTTAACTGGAGAGGCACTGTCAATTATTTTAGATTTATTGACAGTGTTTATTTATGCGGGATTAATGTTTTGGTACAGTTCTGCAATGGCGTTATTAAGTTTAGCGATCGTGCCGCCATTTGTATTATTAGCTTTGATTGCTACACCATTTTTACGCCGCATTAGTCGTGAAGTTTTTAATGCTTTAGCGAATGAAAATAGTTATTTAATTCAGAGTTTAACTGGGATTCGCTCGATTCGTTCAATGGCAATTGAACAGACAGTACGTTGGCATTGGGAGGAGTTACTTAACGCTTTGACACAGAAAACTTTTAGTGGGCAAGTAATTAGTAACCAACTGCAAGTTTTTAGTTCTGCTATTGAAACTTTGGTAACTACAGGATTACTGTGGTTTGGGGCATGGCTAGTGATTCAAAACCAACTGACAATTGGGCAATTAGTAGCTTTTAATATGTTGTTGGGTAATGTGATTCGCCCTTTTCAAAGACTGATAGTTTTGTGGAATCAATTCCAAGAAGTGATTATTTCTACTGAGCGAATTAATGATGTTTTAGAAGCAGAACCAGAAGAAGATTTGCAATATCAACCGCGCCAGTTTCTGCCAACACTCCACGGTCAAATTCGCTTCGATCACGTGACTTTTCGTTATCACTCAGAAAGCGATATTAACGTTTTAGAAAACCTCAGTTTTGAAATCAAACCTGAGCAAACTGTTGCTGTTGTAGGACGTAGTGGCTCTGGAAAAACTACCCTCTCTAAACTAATTTTAGGTTTATATCCACCGACTGATGGCAAAGTTTTGATTGACTCCCAAGATGTAACTAGTATTTCTTTGCGATCGCTCCGTTCTCAAATTGGCGTTGTTGATCAAGATACCTTTTTATTTGGTGGGACAATCCGCGAAAACATCAGCATTGCTCACCCGGAAGCCACCCTAGAAGAAATTATCGAAGCAGCGCGTTTAGCTGGAGCAGACGACTTTATTAAACAATTACCAATGGGCTATGAAACCCAGATTGGTGAAGGTGGGGGGATGTTATCTGGTGGACAGCGCCAAAGATTAGCAATCGCCCGCGCTTTGTTAGGAAATCCCCGCTTATTAGTATTTGATGAAGCCACCAGCCACCTTGATCCAGAATCAGAGCGGATTATTCAAAACAACCTCAAAAAAATTCTCCAAGGACGCACAAGTGTGATCATTGCTCATCGTCTTTCTACTGTGCGAAATGCAGACCTAATTTTAGTATTAGACCGCGGCTTATTAGTTGAAAGCGGTACTCATGAGCAATTAATTAACAAAAAGGGGCATTATTTTTATCTCAATCAACAACAATTAGCACCAGCAGGTTGA
- a CDS encoding peptidylprolyl isomerase, translating to MSKVLHISIEDILYHIKLSGQIPSVLEAIANRKIIADATEKAGIKITIEELQQAADSLRLVHKLIKAEDTWAWLEKHYLTLDDFEEIAESNILSVKLANHLFADKVEPFFYAHQLDYMGAVTYEVILDDEDLALELFYALQEGEISFQEIARQYIQNPEIRRAGGYQGIKNRTDFRPEIAGVIFAATPPEILKPIITPQGVHIIAVEEILKPQLDEQLRSTIMGDFFTNWLKQQAVDMEILVQFTQGNKSESSSDILSSETSVTH from the coding sequence ATGTCAAAAGTTTTACATATCTCTATTGAAGACATTCTTTATCATATCAAATTATCTGGACAAATTCCTAGTGTATTGGAAGCGATCGCTAATCGCAAAATTATTGCTGATGCTACGGAAAAAGCAGGAATTAAAATTACAATTGAAGAACTACAACAAGCAGCAGATAGTCTCCGTCTCGTCCATAAACTAATCAAAGCCGAGGATACTTGGGCTTGGTTAGAAAAGCATTATCTCACCTTAGATGATTTTGAAGAAATCGCCGAGAGCAACATACTATCTGTGAAGTTAGCTAACCATTTATTCGCCGATAAAGTGGAACCATTTTTCTATGCTCATCAATTAGATTACATGGGAGCAGTAACCTATGAAGTAATTCTCGATGATGAAGATTTGGCTTTAGAATTATTTTATGCTCTACAAGAAGGGGAAATTAGTTTTCAAGAAATTGCTCGACAATATATCCAAAACCCAGAAATTCGCCGCGCTGGCGGATATCAGGGAATTAAAAACCGTACAGATTTTAGACCAGAGATTGCAGGGGTAATATTTGCTGCTACACCCCCAGAGATTCTTAAACCTATAATCACACCACAAGGGGTGCATATAATCGCTGTAGAAGAAATACTTAAACCACAATTAGATGAGCAATTACGCAGCACAATTATGGGAGATTTTTTTACAAATTGGTTAAAGCAGCAGGCTGTAGATATGGAAATTTTGGTGCAGTTTACTCAAGGGAATAAATCTGAGTCATCATCAGACATATTAAGTTCAGAAACCAGCGTGACACATTGA
- a CDS encoding HetP family heterocyst commitment protein, producing MNPENIESNQPTNKIIQTEQVEQIIKAVLAGKYSWACVLFLHFVGYNPIKYIPYRTYIRLLKNNCLLGKNHNNKNVEFVEIKSEWMQINNTNHGAN from the coding sequence ATGAATCCAGAAAATATCGAGTCAAATCAACCCACTAATAAAATCATTCAAACTGAACAGGTAGAACAGATTATCAAAGCTGTACTCGCTGGTAAATACTCCTGGGCTTGTGTTTTATTTCTGCATTTTGTAGGATATAATCCCATTAAATATATACCCTACCGCACATACATCAGGTTACTCAAAAATAATTGCTTGCTGGGCAAGAACCATAACAATAAAAATGTGGAGTTTGTAGAAATAAAATCAGAATGGATGCAAATAAATAATACTAACCACGGAGCAAACTAA
- a CDS encoding HlyD family efflux transporter periplasmic adaptor subunit, with translation MPNPAHNLSSVIAKPVTDESKGVINHQQSAAETQDWYYGTEELLDALPRAWTRSMLYLLVSFAFVILPWLMLTKVDETGSARGRIEPKGATQKLDSVVNGSVTTVNVAEGATVKVGQVLVEMDSGVLQTELQETQKKLEGLLNRRGQLDLLKNQLKLAINIQAQQNQSQELEKIAQVNQAQQNLDARQSSYNLQKLEKLALVAQAKQNINSSAIYQKLANSRLSRDFAEVRRYQQLWEVGAIPQIKVVELEKTAEESQRLQEQAKAASKQAQLRLQEESSRYQAVLSQAQADIQQAKLRLQEQQSSYQSTVQGGRLAVLKSEEQYKDLQTQITSLQSEIGQTGSQITSLKIQLQQRIVRSPVDGTIFELPIKKPGSVVQLGQTIAQIAPKNSVLILKAQMPSQQSGFLKLGMPVKIKFDAYPFQDYGVIAGRISWISPDSKIQERNQGAVESFELEIALDQAYMQAGKNRIPLTPGQTATAEVIIRQRRVIDFIIDPFKKLQKGGLEL, from the coding sequence ATGCCTAACCCAGCGCACAATTTATCATCAGTAATAGCCAAACCTGTAACTGATGAATCTAAAGGTGTTATTAATCATCAACAATCAGCAGCAGAAACTCAAGATTGGTATTACGGAACCGAGGAACTTTTAGACGCTTTACCGAGAGCTTGGACACGTTCTATGCTGTATTTATTAGTTAGCTTTGCTTTCGTTATTTTGCCTTGGTTAATGTTAACTAAAGTTGATGAAACAGGTAGCGCCAGGGGGCGAATAGAACCCAAAGGAGCGACGCAAAAATTAGATAGTGTGGTTAATGGAAGTGTTACCACTGTTAACGTTGCAGAAGGTGCAACAGTGAAAGTCGGGCAAGTTTTAGTAGAAATGGATTCTGGTGTGTTGCAGACAGAGTTGCAAGAGACACAAAAAAAATTAGAAGGTTTATTAAATCGGCGCGGACAACTGGATTTACTCAAAAATCAACTGAAGTTAGCGATTAATATTCAAGCCCAACAAAATCAATCCCAAGAATTAGAAAAAATCGCCCAAGTCAATCAAGCTCAACAAAATTTGGATGCTAGACAAAGCTCATATAACTTACAAAAATTGGAAAAGTTAGCTTTAGTTGCACAAGCGAAACAGAATATCAATTCTAGTGCAATTTATCAGAAGTTGGCTAATAGTCGTTTGAGTAGAGATTTTGCAGAAGTTAGACGTTATCAACAACTTTGGGAAGTGGGCGCAATTCCTCAAATCAAAGTTGTGGAATTAGAAAAAACAGCAGAAGAAAGTCAGCGTTTACAAGAGCAAGCGAAAGCAGCTAGCAAACAAGCCCAGCTACGGTTACAAGAGGAATCGAGCCGCTATCAAGCAGTATTAAGTCAAGCGCAAGCGGATATTCAGCAAGCAAAACTCCGCTTACAAGAACAGCAAAGCAGTTATCAAAGTACAGTCCAAGGAGGTAGGTTAGCGGTGTTGAAAAGTGAGGAACAATATAAAGATTTGCAAACACAAATTACCTCTTTGCAATCAGAAATTGGTCAAACTGGTAGCCAGATAACATCGCTAAAGATTCAGCTACAACAGAGAATAGTCAGATCGCCTGTTGATGGTACAATTTTTGAGTTACCGATTAAAAAGCCAGGCTCAGTAGTCCAATTAGGGCAAACAATTGCTCAAATTGCTCCTAAGAATTCTGTTTTAATTCTGAAAGCACAAATGCCCAGTCAACAAAGTGGTTTTTTGAAACTGGGAATGCCTGTAAAAATTAAATTTGATGCCTATCCTTTTCAAGATTATGGAGTGATAGCAGGGCGAATTAGTTGGATTTCACCTGACTCGAAAATTCAAGAACGTAATCAAGGTGCAGTAGAGAGTTTTGAGCTAGAAATAGCTTTAGATCAAGCTTATATGCAGGCTGGTAAAAATCGTATTCCTTTAACTCCAGGTCAAACAGCAACAGCAGAGGTAATTATCCGTCAACGGCGAGTAATTGACTTTATTATTGACCCCTTTAAAAAATTGCAAAAAGGTGGTTTGGAACTTTAG